A single genomic interval of Takifugu flavidus isolate HTHZ2018 chromosome 19, ASM371156v2, whole genome shotgun sequence harbors:
- the bub1 gene encoding mitotic checkpoint serine/threonine-protein kinase BUB1 isoform X4 — MDINAWVECFEKRLSTYTGDDPLDQWDKFVDYLEQRIPEDDRREISQVFDSLVQRFLTVERYSDDIRYVKYCIKCASFYQDPTALYTYVYSKGVGHRTAALYVTWAQHFERRGMYEEADAVYQKAVKNQAQPAETVLNEYRQFQTRTKPKTSSSAESRNPLQNSHVTNQLMSHQEQHKASGDCSFKHPTIETIVTVSRSETSGTINSSQSSNVQFVSEYLKDELLCEGSELCFEEVRAAKYFRKLEEQQDDQTVDVLFAEEQFMRVEEENFMSMRDALGTIKQALGGVKSHMGQTAVVETSAAMNINPTQHSTGPPQLSSRRSSRRSLGLRLLTEPTFIHEALAVVPDQYQEERKVTSSDPDERLCHPALTDRSVRSPTSAPTSASTEPSPVLQAAAAEQMAPSLRGVSSTEKVLLQEDPEINTAVAQDVACLPEPDDRLNNVIMDMFQAPTLLEDPFNKTSAFPSSEVEAEPAPLKHGGDSYFTKPRAAASFTIFQDEQDKENISAAAPHPSLSKSKPIKALAEIRQVKKSNETPPELMPDESTMWGARYNSLNSLAACPNSTTDFAMLAQCVSTPFAFKTPHSSNFFQDEGTTENSGGGDGDDDEFMRRQPKKLSPIMEQSPAEETAISHMALPSDRLGTIVGEGLASAQLCSTSSTTLVQAPPPGVLSFRDQTISTRTTLDTDQEQPPKSKSPFSIKREPFKILEDLDEPAQNPVGDVPMSPEGTLKPDWLSIGSPEVPPETDLDAFLSPCRPKRADVPMTPEPPLCTAVPMSPATAPQSDGGRCLDVSMSSPTPARAAGPPLVSDPWDNDLISDLLSALTPPLPSHPHYITWSCNMPAISPRMTITMGKASLRVDCILGEGAFATVYQATNPATLEKVVLKVQKPANPWEFYINTQLDARLQPHTRHLFSNIRSAHLFNNGSVLLAQLHNYGTLLNAVNIYKTLSEKLMPQPLVMYLATCILTMVEQLHAIHIIHADIKPDNFLLGERFLENRCFEPENLDHGLVLIDLGQSIDLDLFPEGTAFTAKCLTSGFQCTEMLSGKPWNYQTDYFGVAGTVHCMLFGTYMQVTNDGGVWKTNGVFRRIPHSDLWQEFFHVLLNVPDCSGLPSLRGLRGKLTSVLQQDYSNKLGTLKSRLVVQLLERRKAAAK, encoded by the exons ATGGATATCAACGCCTGGGTCGA ATGTTTTGAAAAAAGGTTGAGCACGTATACGGGAGATGATCCACTGGATCAATGGGATAA GTTTGTAGATTATCTTGAGCAGAGGATACCTGAGGACGACCGTCGTGAGATATCTCAGGTGTTTGACAGCCTTGTGCAGAGGTTTTTGACTGTTGAGAGATACTCGGACGACATCAGATATGTGAAGTACTGCATCAAATGT GCGAGTTTTTACCAGGACCCCACTGCTCTGTACACCTATGTTTACAGTAAAGGGGTCGGCCACAGGACTGCTGCCCTCTACGTGACCTGGGCACAGCACTTTGAACGCAGAGGGATGTATGAAGAGGCAGACGCCGTCTACCAGAAAGCTGTGAAGAACCAAGCCCAGCCAGCTGAGACTGTTCTCAATGAATACAG GCAGTTTCAAACAAGAACCAAACCCAAGACTTCAAGCTCTG CAGAAAGCAGAAACCCTTTACAAAATTCTCATGtaaccaatcagctgatgtctCACCAAGAGCAACATAAG GCCTCTGGGGACTGTTCTTTCAAACATCCCACCATTGAAACCATTGTCAC AGTTTCCCGCTCTGAGACTTCTGGGACCATTAACTCCAGCCAGAGCTCCAACGTTCAGTTTGTGTCCGAGTACCTGAAGGATGAGCTGCTCTGTGAGGGGTCCGAGTTGTGTTTCGAGGAGGTCCGAGCGGCGAAATACTTCCGTAAACTGGAGGAGCAACAGGATGATCAGACAGTAGATGTTTTGTTTGCAGAAGAGCAGTTtatgagggtggaggaggagaacttCATGAGCATGAGAGATGCACTGGGGACGATCAAGCAGGCTCTGGGGGGTGTAAAGAGCCACATGGGGCAGACAGCTGTAgtggaaacatctgctgccATGAACATTAATCCTACTCAGCATTCCACCGGGCCTCCTCAGTTATCCAGTCGGCGCAGCAGCCGGCGCTCGCTCGGTTTGAGGCTGCTCACTGAGCCCACCTTCATCCACGAGGCCCTTGCTGTCGTCCCTGACCAATatcaggaggagagaaaggtcACATCCTCTGACCCTGATGAGAGACTGTGTCATCCAGCTCTAACTGACAGGAGTGTCCGGTCACCCACATCTGCACCGACGTCTGCATCTACGGAACCGTCACCTGTTCTTCAGGCAGCTGCGGCAGAACAGATGGCTCCGTCACTGCGGGGGGTCTCATCTACTGAGAAAGTTCTCCTTCAGGAGGACCCAGAGATCAACACTGCTGTAGCCCA GGATGTGGCATGTCTCCCTGAACCCGACGACAGACTCAACA ATGTTATCATGGACATGTTCCAGGCGCCAACCCTCCTCGAGGACCCGTTCAACAAAACATCGGCTTTTCCCTCGTCAGAGGTGGAGGCCGAACCGGCCCCACTTAAACATG GAGGGGACTCGTATTTCACTAAGCCCCGCGCTGCTGCCTCGTTTACTATCTTCCAGGATGaacaagacaaagaaaacatcag tgccgctgctcctcatccttcaCTCAGCAAATCTAAACCAATCAAAGCTCTGGCTGAGATACGGCAGGTTAAAAAATCAAAC GAGACGCCTCCTGAGCTGATGCCGGACGAGAGCACCATGTGGGGGGCCCGCTACAACTCCCTCAACTCCCTGGCAGCGTGTCCCAACAGCACCACCGACTTCGCCATGTTGGCCCAGTGTGTGTCCACACCGTTCGCATTCAAGACGCCTCACAGCAGCAACTTCTTCCAGGATGAAGGTACAAcag AGAACAgcggtggtggtgacggtgatGACGACGAATTTATGAGACGTCAACCGAAAAAACTCAG CCCCATCATGGAGCAGAGTCCAGCTGAAGAAACTGCCATCAGTCACATGGCCCTGCCCTCTGACAGGCTCGGGACCATTGTAGGTGAGGGTCTTGCCTCAGCCCAGCTCTGCTcgacctcctccaccaccctggtgcaggctccgccccctggtgTGTTGTCCTTCAGAGACCAGACCATCTCCACCAGGACTACATTGGACACAGACCAAGAGCAGCCCCCCAAGTCCAAGAGTCCATTTTCAATCAAGAGAGAACCATTCAAGATACTGGAGGATCTGGATGAACCGGCCCAGAATCCAGTCGGTGATGTTCCCATGAGTCCAGAGGGGACCCTCAAACCTGACTGGCTCAGCATCGGGAGCCCTGAGGTTCCACCGGAAACTGACCTGGATGCTTTCCTGAGCCCATGTCGGCCAAAGCGCGCTGATGTGCCCATGACCCCAGAACCACCGCTCTGCACAGCTGTACCCATGAGCCCAGCAACGGCGCCGCAGTCAGACGGAGGCCGGTGCTTGGACGTGTCCATGAGTTCACCAACGCCGGCACGTGCGGCCGGCCCACCACTGGTGTCTGACCCATGGGACAATGATCTGATCTCAGATTTGCTGTCGGCACTCACTCCGCCGCTACCCTCTCACCCTCATTACATCACCTGGTCCTGCAACATGCCCGCCATCAGCCCGCGGATGACCATCACCATGG GTAAAGCATCTCTAAGAGTCGACTGCATCCTTGGAGAAGGAGCCTTCGCCACCGTGTATCAGGCCACCAACCCTGCGACCTTAGAGAAGGTGGTGTTGAAG GTCCAGAAACCGGCCAATCCCTGGGAGTTTTACATCAACACCCAGCTGGACGCTCGGCTGCAGCCCCACACACGTCACCTCTTCAGCAACATCCGTTCAGCTCACCTGTTCAATAACGGCAGCGTTCTGCTTGCTCAGCTCCACAATTACGGCACCTTGCTG AATGCAGTGAACATCTACAAAACCCTGAGTGAGAAGCTGATGCCGCAGCCGCTTGTTATGTACCTGGCTACCTGCATCCTGACCatggtggagcagctgcacgCCATCCACATCATCCACGCTGACATCAAACCTGACAACTTCCTACTGGGAGAGAG GTTCCTGGAGAACAGGTGCTTTGAGCCAGAGAACTTGGACCACGGCCTCGTCCTCATTGACCTCGGCCAGAGCATCGACCTGGATCTTTTCCCAGAGGGCACCGCGTTCACTGCCAAGTGCCTGACATCAGGCTTCCAGTGCACTGAGATGCTGAGTGGGAAACCATGGAATTACCAG acgGATTACTTTGGAGTTGCAGGGACGGTTCACTGCATGCTGTTCGGGACCTACATGCAGGTGACAAATGATGGCGGCGTGTGGAAGACCAACGGTGTCTTCAGAAG AATTCCTCACAGCGACCTGTGGCAGGAGTTCTTCCACGTTCTTCTGAACGTTCCGGACTGTTCCGGGCTGCCAAGCCTGCGGGGCCTGCGTGGGAAGCTGACGTCGGTCCTGCAGCAGGACTACAGCAACAAACTCGGCACGTTGAAGAGTCGTCTGGTGGTTCAGCTGCTGGAGCGCCGGAAAGCAGCCGCAAAAtga
- the bub1 gene encoding mitotic checkpoint serine/threonine-protein kinase BUB1 isoform X5 encodes MDINAWVECFEKRLSTYTGDDPLDQWDKFVDYLEQRIPEDDRREISQVFDSLVQRFLTVERYSDDIRYVKYCIKCASFYQDPTALYTYVYSKGVGHRTAALYVTWAQHFERRGMYEEADAVYQKAVKNQAQPAETVLNEYRQFQTRTKPKTSSSESRNPLQNSHVTNQLMSHQEQHKASGDCSFKHPTIETIVTVSRSETSGTINSSQSSNVQFVSEYLKDELLCEGSELCFEEVRAAKYFRKLEEQQDDQTVDVLFAEEQFMRVEEENFMSMRDALGTIKQALGGVKSHMGQTAVVETSAAMNINPTQHSTGPPQLSSRRSSRRSLGLRLLTEPTFIHEALAVVPDQYQEERKVTSSDPDERLCHPALTDRSVRSPTSAPTSASTEPSPVLQAAAAEQMAPSLRGVSSTEKVLLQEDPEINTAVAQDVACLPEPDDRLNMSQGGTGNLSHITPNTSLGFVQATPSRVLPSPTVNTREALDVIMDMFQAPTLLEDPFNKTSAFPSSEVEAEPAPLKHGGDSYFTKPRAAASFTIFQDEQDKENISAAAPHPSLSKSKPIKALAEIRQVKKSNETPPELMPDESTMWGARYNSLNSLAACPNSTTDFAMLAQCVSTPFAFKTPHSSNFFQDEENSGGGDGDDDEFMRRQPKKLSPIMEQSPAEETAISHMALPSDRLGTIVGEGLASAQLCSTSSTTLVQAPPPGVLSFRDQTISTRTTLDTDQEQPPKSKSPFSIKREPFKILEDLDEPAQNPVGDVPMSPEGTLKPDWLSIGSPEVPPETDLDAFLSPCRPKRADVPMTPEPPLCTAVPMSPATAPQSDGGRCLDVSMSSPTPARAAGPPLVSDPWDNDLISDLLSALTPPLPSHPHYITWSCNMPAISPRMTITMGKASLRVDCILGEGAFATVYQATNPATLEKVVLKVQKPANPWEFYINTQLDARLQPHTRHLFSNIRSAHLFNNGSVLLAQLHNYGTLLNAVNIYKTLSEKLMPQPLVMYLATCILTMVEQLHAIHIIHADIKPDNFLLGERFLENRCFEPENLDHGLVLIDLGQSIDLDLFPEGTAFTAKCLTSGFQCTEMLSGKPWNYQTDYFGVAGTVHCMLFGTYMQVTNDGGVWKTNGVFRRIPHSDLWQEFFHVLLNVPDCSGLPSLRGLRGKLTSVLQQDYSNKLGTLKSRLVVQLLERRKAAAK; translated from the exons ATGGATATCAACGCCTGGGTCGA ATGTTTTGAAAAAAGGTTGAGCACGTATACGGGAGATGATCCACTGGATCAATGGGATAA GTTTGTAGATTATCTTGAGCAGAGGATACCTGAGGACGACCGTCGTGAGATATCTCAGGTGTTTGACAGCCTTGTGCAGAGGTTTTTGACTGTTGAGAGATACTCGGACGACATCAGATATGTGAAGTACTGCATCAAATGT GCGAGTTTTTACCAGGACCCCACTGCTCTGTACACCTATGTTTACAGTAAAGGGGTCGGCCACAGGACTGCTGCCCTCTACGTGACCTGGGCACAGCACTTTGAACGCAGAGGGATGTATGAAGAGGCAGACGCCGTCTACCAGAAAGCTGTGAAGAACCAAGCCCAGCCAGCTGAGACTGTTCTCAATGAATACAG GCAGTTTCAAACAAGAACCAAACCCAAGACTTCAAGCTCTG AAAGCAGAAACCCTTTACAAAATTCTCATGtaaccaatcagctgatgtctCACCAAGAGCAACATAAG GCCTCTGGGGACTGTTCTTTCAAACATCCCACCATTGAAACCATTGTCAC AGTTTCCCGCTCTGAGACTTCTGGGACCATTAACTCCAGCCAGAGCTCCAACGTTCAGTTTGTGTCCGAGTACCTGAAGGATGAGCTGCTCTGTGAGGGGTCCGAGTTGTGTTTCGAGGAGGTCCGAGCGGCGAAATACTTCCGTAAACTGGAGGAGCAACAGGATGATCAGACAGTAGATGTTTTGTTTGCAGAAGAGCAGTTtatgagggtggaggaggagaacttCATGAGCATGAGAGATGCACTGGGGACGATCAAGCAGGCTCTGGGGGGTGTAAAGAGCCACATGGGGCAGACAGCTGTAgtggaaacatctgctgccATGAACATTAATCCTACTCAGCATTCCACCGGGCCTCCTCAGTTATCCAGTCGGCGCAGCAGCCGGCGCTCGCTCGGTTTGAGGCTGCTCACTGAGCCCACCTTCATCCACGAGGCCCTTGCTGTCGTCCCTGACCAATatcaggaggagagaaaggtcACATCCTCTGACCCTGATGAGAGACTGTGTCATCCAGCTCTAACTGACAGGAGTGTCCGGTCACCCACATCTGCACCGACGTCTGCATCTACGGAACCGTCACCTGTTCTTCAGGCAGCTGCGGCAGAACAGATGGCTCCGTCACTGCGGGGGGTCTCATCTACTGAGAAAGTTCTCCTTCAGGAGGACCCAGAGATCAACACTGCTGTAGCCCA GGATGTGGCATGTCTCCCTGAACCCGACGACAGACTCAACA tgtcACAGGGTGGGACCGGTAACCTTTCTCACATTACTCCCAACACATCACTGGGTTTTGTTCAGGCCACACCATCACGGGTGCTGCCGTCTCCTACAGTCAACACACGGGAAGCTCTGG ATGTTATCATGGACATGTTCCAGGCGCCAACCCTCCTCGAGGACCCGTTCAACAAAACATCGGCTTTTCCCTCGTCAGAGGTGGAGGCCGAACCGGCCCCACTTAAACATG GAGGGGACTCGTATTTCACTAAGCCCCGCGCTGCTGCCTCGTTTACTATCTTCCAGGATGaacaagacaaagaaaacatcag tgccgctgctcctcatccttcaCTCAGCAAATCTAAACCAATCAAAGCTCTGGCTGAGATACGGCAGGTTAAAAAATCAAAC GAGACGCCTCCTGAGCTGATGCCGGACGAGAGCACCATGTGGGGGGCCCGCTACAACTCCCTCAACTCCCTGGCAGCGTGTCCCAACAGCACCACCGACTTCGCCATGTTGGCCCAGTGTGTGTCCACACCGTTCGCATTCAAGACGCCTCACAGCAGCAACTTCTTCCAGGATGAAG AGAACAgcggtggtggtgacggtgatGACGACGAATTTATGAGACGTCAACCGAAAAAACTCAG CCCCATCATGGAGCAGAGTCCAGCTGAAGAAACTGCCATCAGTCACATGGCCCTGCCCTCTGACAGGCTCGGGACCATTGTAGGTGAGGGTCTTGCCTCAGCCCAGCTCTGCTcgacctcctccaccaccctggtgcaggctccgccccctggtgTGTTGTCCTTCAGAGACCAGACCATCTCCACCAGGACTACATTGGACACAGACCAAGAGCAGCCCCCCAAGTCCAAGAGTCCATTTTCAATCAAGAGAGAACCATTCAAGATACTGGAGGATCTGGATGAACCGGCCCAGAATCCAGTCGGTGATGTTCCCATGAGTCCAGAGGGGACCCTCAAACCTGACTGGCTCAGCATCGGGAGCCCTGAGGTTCCACCGGAAACTGACCTGGATGCTTTCCTGAGCCCATGTCGGCCAAAGCGCGCTGATGTGCCCATGACCCCAGAACCACCGCTCTGCACAGCTGTACCCATGAGCCCAGCAACGGCGCCGCAGTCAGACGGAGGCCGGTGCTTGGACGTGTCCATGAGTTCACCAACGCCGGCACGTGCGGCCGGCCCACCACTGGTGTCTGACCCATGGGACAATGATCTGATCTCAGATTTGCTGTCGGCACTCACTCCGCCGCTACCCTCTCACCCTCATTACATCACCTGGTCCTGCAACATGCCCGCCATCAGCCCGCGGATGACCATCACCATGG GTAAAGCATCTCTAAGAGTCGACTGCATCCTTGGAGAAGGAGCCTTCGCCACCGTGTATCAGGCCACCAACCCTGCGACCTTAGAGAAGGTGGTGTTGAAG GTCCAGAAACCGGCCAATCCCTGGGAGTTTTACATCAACACCCAGCTGGACGCTCGGCTGCAGCCCCACACACGTCACCTCTTCAGCAACATCCGTTCAGCTCACCTGTTCAATAACGGCAGCGTTCTGCTTGCTCAGCTCCACAATTACGGCACCTTGCTG AATGCAGTGAACATCTACAAAACCCTGAGTGAGAAGCTGATGCCGCAGCCGCTTGTTATGTACCTGGCTACCTGCATCCTGACCatggtggagcagctgcacgCCATCCACATCATCCACGCTGACATCAAACCTGACAACTTCCTACTGGGAGAGAG GTTCCTGGAGAACAGGTGCTTTGAGCCAGAGAACTTGGACCACGGCCTCGTCCTCATTGACCTCGGCCAGAGCATCGACCTGGATCTTTTCCCAGAGGGCACCGCGTTCACTGCCAAGTGCCTGACATCAGGCTTCCAGTGCACTGAGATGCTGAGTGGGAAACCATGGAATTACCAG acgGATTACTTTGGAGTTGCAGGGACGGTTCACTGCATGCTGTTCGGGACCTACATGCAGGTGACAAATGATGGCGGCGTGTGGAAGACCAACGGTGTCTTCAGAAG AATTCCTCACAGCGACCTGTGGCAGGAGTTCTTCCACGTTCTTCTGAACGTTCCGGACTGTTCCGGGCTGCCAAGCCTGCGGGGCCTGCGTGGGAAGCTGACGTCGGTCCTGCAGCAGGACTACAGCAACAAACTCGGCACGTTGAAGAGTCGTCTGGTGGTTCAGCTGCTGGAGCGCCGGAAAGCAGCCGCAAAAtga
- the bub1 gene encoding mitotic checkpoint serine/threonine-protein kinase BUB1 isoform X2, translating into MDINAWVECFEKRLSTYTGDDPLDQWDKFVDYLEQRIPEDDRREISQVFDSLVQRFLTVERYSDDIRYVKYCIKCASFYQDPTALYTYVYSKGVGHRTAALYVTWAQHFERRGMYEEADAVYQKAVKNQAQPAETVLNEYRQFQTRTKPKTSSSESRNPLQNSHVTNQLMSHQEQHKASGDCSFKHPTIETIVTVSRSETSGTINSSQSSNVQFVSEYLKDELLCEGSELCFEEVRAAKYFRKLEEQQDDQTVDVLFAEEQFMRVEEENFMSMRDALGTIKQALGGVKSHMGQTAVVETSAAMNINPTQHSTGPPQLSSRRSSRRSLGLRLLTEPTFIHEALAVVPDQYQEERKVTSSDPDERLCHPALTDRSVRSPTSAPTSASTEPSPVLQAAAAEQMAPSLRGVSSTEKVLLQEDPEINTAVAQDVACLPEPDDRLNMSQGGTGNLSHITPNTSLGFVQATPSRVLPSPTVNTREALDVIMDMFQAPTLLEDPFNKTSAFPSSEVEAEPAPLKHGGDSYFTKPRAAASFTIFQDEQDKENISAAAPHPSLSKSKPIKALAEIRQVKKSNETPPELMPDESTMWGARYNSLNSLAACPNSTTDFAMLAQCVSTPFAFKTPHSSNFFQDEGTTENSGGGDGDDDEFMRRQPKKLSPIMEQSPAEETAISHMALPSDRLGTIVGEGLASAQLCSTSSTTLVQAPPPGVLSFRDQTISTRTTLDTDQEQPPKSKSPFSIKREPFKILEDLDEPAQNPVGDVPMSPEGTLKPDWLSIGSPEVPPETDLDAFLSPCRPKRADVPMTPEPPLCTAVPMSPATAPQSDGGRCLDVSMSSPTPARAAGPPLVSDPWDNDLISDLLSALTPPLPSHPHYITWSCNMPAISPRMTITMGKASLRVDCILGEGAFATVYQATNPATLEKVVLKVQKPANPWEFYINTQLDARLQPHTRHLFSNIRSAHLFNNGSVLLAQLHNYGTLLNAVNIYKTLSEKLMPQPLVMYLATCILTMVEQLHAIHIIHADIKPDNFLLGERFLENRCFEPENLDHGLVLIDLGQSIDLDLFPEGTAFTAKCLTSGFQCTEMLSGKPWNYQTDYFGVAGTVHCMLFGTYMQVTNDGGVWKTNGVFRRIPHSDLWQEFFHVLLNVPDCSGLPSLRGLRGKLTSVLQQDYSNKLGTLKSRLVVQLLERRKAAAK; encoded by the exons ATGGATATCAACGCCTGGGTCGA ATGTTTTGAAAAAAGGTTGAGCACGTATACGGGAGATGATCCACTGGATCAATGGGATAA GTTTGTAGATTATCTTGAGCAGAGGATACCTGAGGACGACCGTCGTGAGATATCTCAGGTGTTTGACAGCCTTGTGCAGAGGTTTTTGACTGTTGAGAGATACTCGGACGACATCAGATATGTGAAGTACTGCATCAAATGT GCGAGTTTTTACCAGGACCCCACTGCTCTGTACACCTATGTTTACAGTAAAGGGGTCGGCCACAGGACTGCTGCCCTCTACGTGACCTGGGCACAGCACTTTGAACGCAGAGGGATGTATGAAGAGGCAGACGCCGTCTACCAGAAAGCTGTGAAGAACCAAGCCCAGCCAGCTGAGACTGTTCTCAATGAATACAG GCAGTTTCAAACAAGAACCAAACCCAAGACTTCAAGCTCTG AAAGCAGAAACCCTTTACAAAATTCTCATGtaaccaatcagctgatgtctCACCAAGAGCAACATAAG GCCTCTGGGGACTGTTCTTTCAAACATCCCACCATTGAAACCATTGTCAC AGTTTCCCGCTCTGAGACTTCTGGGACCATTAACTCCAGCCAGAGCTCCAACGTTCAGTTTGTGTCCGAGTACCTGAAGGATGAGCTGCTCTGTGAGGGGTCCGAGTTGTGTTTCGAGGAGGTCCGAGCGGCGAAATACTTCCGTAAACTGGAGGAGCAACAGGATGATCAGACAGTAGATGTTTTGTTTGCAGAAGAGCAGTTtatgagggtggaggaggagaacttCATGAGCATGAGAGATGCACTGGGGACGATCAAGCAGGCTCTGGGGGGTGTAAAGAGCCACATGGGGCAGACAGCTGTAgtggaaacatctgctgccATGAACATTAATCCTACTCAGCATTCCACCGGGCCTCCTCAGTTATCCAGTCGGCGCAGCAGCCGGCGCTCGCTCGGTTTGAGGCTGCTCACTGAGCCCACCTTCATCCACGAGGCCCTTGCTGTCGTCCCTGACCAATatcaggaggagagaaaggtcACATCCTCTGACCCTGATGAGAGACTGTGTCATCCAGCTCTAACTGACAGGAGTGTCCGGTCACCCACATCTGCACCGACGTCTGCATCTACGGAACCGTCACCTGTTCTTCAGGCAGCTGCGGCAGAACAGATGGCTCCGTCACTGCGGGGGGTCTCATCTACTGAGAAAGTTCTCCTTCAGGAGGACCCAGAGATCAACACTGCTGTAGCCCA GGATGTGGCATGTCTCCCTGAACCCGACGACAGACTCAACA tgtcACAGGGTGGGACCGGTAACCTTTCTCACATTACTCCCAACACATCACTGGGTTTTGTTCAGGCCACACCATCACGGGTGCTGCCGTCTCCTACAGTCAACACACGGGAAGCTCTGG ATGTTATCATGGACATGTTCCAGGCGCCAACCCTCCTCGAGGACCCGTTCAACAAAACATCGGCTTTTCCCTCGTCAGAGGTGGAGGCCGAACCGGCCCCACTTAAACATG GAGGGGACTCGTATTTCACTAAGCCCCGCGCTGCTGCCTCGTTTACTATCTTCCAGGATGaacaagacaaagaaaacatcag tgccgctgctcctcatccttcaCTCAGCAAATCTAAACCAATCAAAGCTCTGGCTGAGATACGGCAGGTTAAAAAATCAAAC GAGACGCCTCCTGAGCTGATGCCGGACGAGAGCACCATGTGGGGGGCCCGCTACAACTCCCTCAACTCCCTGGCAGCGTGTCCCAACAGCACCACCGACTTCGCCATGTTGGCCCAGTGTGTGTCCACACCGTTCGCATTCAAGACGCCTCACAGCAGCAACTTCTTCCAGGATGAAGGTACAAcag AGAACAgcggtggtggtgacggtgatGACGACGAATTTATGAGACGTCAACCGAAAAAACTCAG CCCCATCATGGAGCAGAGTCCAGCTGAAGAAACTGCCATCAGTCACATGGCCCTGCCCTCTGACAGGCTCGGGACCATTGTAGGTGAGGGTCTTGCCTCAGCCCAGCTCTGCTcgacctcctccaccaccctggtgcaggctccgccccctggtgTGTTGTCCTTCAGAGACCAGACCATCTCCACCAGGACTACATTGGACACAGACCAAGAGCAGCCCCCCAAGTCCAAGAGTCCATTTTCAATCAAGAGAGAACCATTCAAGATACTGGAGGATCTGGATGAACCGGCCCAGAATCCAGTCGGTGATGTTCCCATGAGTCCAGAGGGGACCCTCAAACCTGACTGGCTCAGCATCGGGAGCCCTGAGGTTCCACCGGAAACTGACCTGGATGCTTTCCTGAGCCCATGTCGGCCAAAGCGCGCTGATGTGCCCATGACCCCAGAACCACCGCTCTGCACAGCTGTACCCATGAGCCCAGCAACGGCGCCGCAGTCAGACGGAGGCCGGTGCTTGGACGTGTCCATGAGTTCACCAACGCCGGCACGTGCGGCCGGCCCACCACTGGTGTCTGACCCATGGGACAATGATCTGATCTCAGATTTGCTGTCGGCACTCACTCCGCCGCTACCCTCTCACCCTCATTACATCACCTGGTCCTGCAACATGCCCGCCATCAGCCCGCGGATGACCATCACCATGG GTAAAGCATCTCTAAGAGTCGACTGCATCCTTGGAGAAGGAGCCTTCGCCACCGTGTATCAGGCCACCAACCCTGCGACCTTAGAGAAGGTGGTGTTGAAG GTCCAGAAACCGGCCAATCCCTGGGAGTTTTACATCAACACCCAGCTGGACGCTCGGCTGCAGCCCCACACACGTCACCTCTTCAGCAACATCCGTTCAGCTCACCTGTTCAATAACGGCAGCGTTCTGCTTGCTCAGCTCCACAATTACGGCACCTTGCTG AATGCAGTGAACATCTACAAAACCCTGAGTGAGAAGCTGATGCCGCAGCCGCTTGTTATGTACCTGGCTACCTGCATCCTGACCatggtggagcagctgcacgCCATCCACATCATCCACGCTGACATCAAACCTGACAACTTCCTACTGGGAGAGAG GTTCCTGGAGAACAGGTGCTTTGAGCCAGAGAACTTGGACCACGGCCTCGTCCTCATTGACCTCGGCCAGAGCATCGACCTGGATCTTTTCCCAGAGGGCACCGCGTTCACTGCCAAGTGCCTGACATCAGGCTTCCAGTGCACTGAGATGCTGAGTGGGAAACCATGGAATTACCAG acgGATTACTTTGGAGTTGCAGGGACGGTTCACTGCATGCTGTTCGGGACCTACATGCAGGTGACAAATGATGGCGGCGTGTGGAAGACCAACGGTGTCTTCAGAAG AATTCCTCACAGCGACCTGTGGCAGGAGTTCTTCCACGTTCTTCTGAACGTTCCGGACTGTTCCGGGCTGCCAAGCCTGCGGGGCCTGCGTGGGAAGCTGACGTCGGTCCTGCAGCAGGACTACAGCAACAAACTCGGCACGTTGAAGAGTCGTCTGGTGGTTCAGCTGCTGGAGCGCCGGAAAGCAGCCGCAAAAtga